GGCATCGGTGTTGGCGATTTCGATGGTCGAACCTCCGTAGGCCCTCACCACGTCCCCGGGCCGGTAGGACGTTCCGCTCGGTACGTTCTCCGCGCACGCCATCACCCCGATGACCCGCGGGCGGACCCGAAGCTGGGCGGCGGCCCGGAGGATCCCGAGGACCGCGACTGCGCCGCTCTTGTCGAACTTCATGTCCCCCATCTTGAGCGACGGCTTGATCGAGATGCCTCCGGAGTCGAAAGTGATCCCCTTCCCGACGACCGCGATCGTCGGGACCTTCGCCCCGGCGCCGGGGTACTCGAGGACGATCATCCGCGGAGGGTGGGCCGACCCCCCTCCGACCGCGAGATGGCCTCCGCAGCCGAGCCGAGCGAGCTCCTTTTCGTCGTAGACCGTGACCTTGAGATGCTCTGCCCGGGCGAGGTCCTCCGCCTCAGATGCGAGCCGCGAGGGGTGCGCCTCGTTCGCTGGAAGGTTCGCAATCTCGCGCGTCCAACGAACGGTCTCGATGAGGCTCTGTTCCTGGGCGAAGGCACGGCCGAGGGTGCGCGCCTGGGCGCGATGCTCGGAGCCGAGGCAGATCGTTCCTTCCTCCAGGAGCGGCTCCTTCGGCGCCTTGTACCGCGTGAACTCGTAGCTCCCGAGCCCAATCCCATCGGTCAGAGCGCGCACGGCCACCTCGGGGCTGACGGAGCGGCCGGTGAACGACGCGAGATGGAAGGCGACGCGGCGCACGCCCTTCCCGCGCACCGCTTTGACGGCGCTCGCCGAGGCGCGACGGATCCGCTCGGCGTCGAGCCGGTCGCGCGGGCCGAGGCCGAGGATCGCGATGCGTCCGGCTTTCTCGGTCCGGTGGAACACGCTCAGCTCTTGGAACCGGCCGCGGACCTCTCCCGAGGCCCATCCACGCTGGATCGCGCCTGCGACCGCGGCGTCAGCGGCCGCGAGCGACGAAGGGAACGAGGGATCCTTCCCCGTGGCCTCGGGTACCCCTACGATCGAAACGTCGGCGTCCGCCGCGAGCGCCCCTCCGGGATCGAGGCGCACCTTCACGGAGCGATCCGCCTACAGGGTGGGACGGAGCTTCTGCCGGTCGACCCGGACGCCCGCCGGGGTGATGCAGATCAGGTTCTTGGCGATCCCCGCGACATCACCGCCGATATCCTTCGAGACGTTCTTGAGATCAAGGCTCATGCGCCGCATCGCCACCTGATCGTTGGCGATCGAGGTGTAGTCCAGGACCACGATGTCGCCCTGGTAGGCGAGCTTCGAGTACGTGCCAACGTCCTCGTAGCGGAGCACTTCGGCCATCCGTACGGTGCCCCGGGAGCCGAGGGGAGAGTCCTCCCCTTCGAATCCCATCGCTCCGAGATCGAGGAAGCTGCCTTCCTCCAATGTTTCCGCCCCGTGATGCCGCCTGAGGATCCCACTTTTCGCCATGGCGTATCGTCCCGTACCTTCGAGAAGAGGGCAGTCGCTTCATAAGCATATGGTTCCACGCCCTCGGCGGCCCGGGAGTGGACCCCTAGGGAGACCCCGCCGCCGCCTCGCGCCGCGAGAGCGGGATCCGCACACAGATCGTGACGCGGTAGAGGTCCTGGCCGTCCTTACGGCCGTACAGGGTCGCGGACTCCTTCATCTCGGCCGCGAGGCGGCGCTGGGCGAGCCGGGCGAGGGAGCGGGCCGCCATGGTGTTCACGAGGTAGTAGTCCCAGCCTTCGGGCAGCGCCTCACGCCAGGAGATCGCCTTGCGCCAGTCGGCGCGCGCCTCGTGCATCAGTTCGTCCCATTGGACGTCCAGCCGGGCGCGAAGCGCCCCCGCCTTCTCTCGGGGCCCATCGAGCGTGCCGCGTAGCTGGAGCTGGGCGGTGTAGTAGTGGCCGCTCTTGCGCGAGCACTCCGGGCAGGTGTGGTGATCGACCTTTACCGTGAGCGGGACCGCGACCTCCCGTTCGATCCCGCGGAAGCGCAGGCTCACCCGCCCGATGTACTGGTGCAGGAGCGCGCTCGACCCGGTTTCCTCCCAGCGCACCGTCCGGATGCCCACCTCGGGATGGGCCTCCAATGCCGGGGTCAGGTCCTCTCCGGTGGGGAGCAGAGAGGAGCCCGAGCGCTCCCAGTGCGATCCCACCTGCCGGGCTCCGCACGTCGGGCACAGGACTACGTTGAACCGCTGCGGGGCCCGCACGAGGATCGAGCGGCCCATCGTGCACTCCGCGCAGATCCCATCGATGAGCTCGACGTCCGTATGGCCACAAGCCGCACAGAACTCTCCCGTACCCATCTCGGCGCTCTCCTAGTGGCTCATGCTGAAGATCATCGCGTGCGGAACGCCGCCGAGGGTGCCGGATCCGCCGGCCCCGACGTACCCGGCCTCCTCGGCCGCTCGCAGAACTCGTGGGCCGAGTAGGTTCGCGCTCGTCGCTTGCTCGAGCGCCCAGAGGAGCTCCTCCAGCGAGACCTGGCGTTCGCCGTAGAACTGGGGGGTGACCTTCGTGGCGTGCCCCGGCCCGATGGGCAGCTCGCGGCCCAAGAGTTCGGCATCGCAGGCCGCCACGACGATCTCGGACCGTACGCGGTGGACCCGCATGACGATCCCATCTGCCGCGGCCACGGTCGATCCTCCGCCTTCTAGCACCAGCGACGGTTATGAGCGGCGCGGTCGGCGCCCGGGTCGGCCTCGCCTAGAAGCGTACGAGCTGGAGCGCTCCGGGCCGCGGCTCGAACAGCTCCCCGGAGTTCTTGAGGTAAGAGACCAACTGATCGACCCGGTCCTGGGGGATCCCCTGGGGCTCGGCGGCCGCCCTCAACTGCTCCAGGGTGAAGGTCCGGCCGGGGTCGTTCGACTGGAGGTCGCGCATGATCTTCAACAGCACGTCCTGGCGCTCCCGCTGGCTGCGGCTCGTCCCGGTCGTGACCAGATCGATGTCGAGCTTGCCCTCCGAGCTTGAGACGCGGTGCAGGAAGCTGTCCATGATGCGCGTCGCCCGTTGCGCGTCCTCGACCGTCACGACGTTCGACAGGCGCGCCCGCGCCGAGGCTTCGCTCATGCGGACCAGCGCCTCCAGTTGGCGCGCGGTGATCGGGACGGGGGCGTCCGGCTCCTCGCCCTGCCGTCGGACGGTGACATAGAAGTCCTCGAGCACAGTCAGCGACGCGTCGGAGAGCGCGGGCCGGATCTTCCGGCGCGCGTAGGCCACGTATTTCTTGAGGAGGTCCGCCGAGAACGGCGCGGCATGGGTCCCCGGGGTCCGGCCGGTCGCGTCAGGGATCGCGGGGAGCTCCGAATCGCGGTGCGAACCCAGGATCCCCTTCGCCAACGTCCGGTCCCGCTCCTGGTTGGGCCGGTCCTTGATCGAGTAGATCACGTCGAACCGGGAGAGCAGCGTCGCGGGCAGATCGATCTGTTCGGCGATGGTCCGGTGATCGTCAAAACGCCCCCATTTCGGGTTCGCTGCGGCGAGCACGGGGCATCGGGCATTCAGGGTCGCGGTGATCCCGGCCTTGGAGATGGAAACGGTCTGTTGCTCGAGGGCCTCGTGCATCGCGGAGCGGTCCTCGGGGGTCATCTTGTCGAGCTCGTCGACGACCGCCATCCCCCCGTCGGCGAGCACCAGCATGCCCGCCTCGAGGACCCACCGCCCTCCGGCGAAGTCGTCCTTGACCGCCGCGGCGGTGAGACCCGCCGCGGTGGCCCCCTTCCCGCTCGTGTAGATGCCGCGCGGAGCGACATCGGCGATGTAGCGCAGCAGTTGGCTCTTCGCGGTCCCCGGATCCCCGACGAGGAGAACGTGCATGTCGCCGCGGGTCCGGATGCCGTCCGGGTGGCGTTTCGCGACACCGCCGAAGAGCTGGAGGGCAATCGCCTCCTTCTCCTCCTCCATCCCTTTGATCGTCGGAGCGAGGGAGAGGACGATCTTGTCGATCACCGTCGGATCGTCCTGGAACTGGAGGAAGAGCCGCTCCTCCTCCTCGGTGATCTCGATCTCGTCGTACTCGAGCTGCTTCGATTCGACCGAGTTGCCGATCAGCATGAGGTCGGAGACGGTGTTGCGTACGAGACCGCCTCGGCCGCCTCCGCTCGTGCGCTGT
The Thermoplasmata archaeon DNA segment above includes these coding regions:
- a CDS encoding leucyl aminopeptidase; the protein is MKVRLDPGGALAADADVSIVGVPEATGKDPSFPSSLAAADAAVAGAIQRGWASGEVRGRFQELSVFHRTEKAGRIAILGLGPRDRLDAERIRRASASAVKAVRGKGVRRVAFHLASFTGRSVSPEVAVRALTDGIGLGSYEFTRYKAPKEPLLEEGTICLGSEHRAQARTLGRAFAQEQSLIETVRWTREIANLPANEAHPSRLASEAEDLARAEHLKVTVYDEKELARLGCGGHLAVGGGSAHPPRMIVLEYPGAGAKVPTIAVVGKGITFDSGGISIKPSLKMGDMKFDKSGAVAVLGILRAAAQLRVRPRVIGVMACAENVPSGTSYRPGDVVRAYGGSTIEIANTDAEGRVVLADALAFVVDQFHPDAVVDLATLTGAQVVALGDDMAGLLSNNDRLATRILAASKATGEPVWRMPLTDYHRELVKSEVADVRNSIEIPLAGMLTAGAFLEHFAGSGPWAHLDIAGAAYTTITTRRLQPAYQGIGATAFGVRLVTRFLIDYAR
- the sepF gene encoding cell division protein SepF, producing the protein MAKSGILRRHHGAETLEEGSFLDLGAMGFEGEDSPLGSRGTVRMAEVLRYEDVGTYSKLAYQGDIVVLDYTSIANDQVAMRRMSLDLKNVSKDIGGDVAGIAKNLICITPAGVRVDRQKLRPTL
- a CDS encoding 60S ribosomal export protein NMD3 — its product is MGTGEFCAACGHTDVELIDGICAECTMGRSILVRAPQRFNVVLCPTCGARQVGSHWERSGSSLLPTGEDLTPALEAHPEVGIRTVRWEETGSSALLHQYIGRVSLRFRGIEREVAVPLTVKVDHHTCPECSRKSGHYYTAQLQLRGTLDGPREKAGALRARLDVQWDELMHEARADWRKAISWREALPEGWDYYLVNTMAARSLARLAQRRLAAEMKESATLYGRKDGQDLYRVTICVRIPLSRREAAAGSP
- a CDS encoding DUF424 family protein, whose protein sequence is MAAADGIVMRVHRVRSEIVVAACDAELLGRELPIGPGHATKVTPQFYGERQVSLEELLWALEQATSANLLGPRVLRAAEEAGYVGAGGSGTLGGVPHAMIFSMSH
- a CDS encoding minichromosome maintenance protein MCM; the protein is MVAAKRILPAPTELHARWQAVFEEAGLRADILGLADRFPEERSLEIPFQTLDRIDTTLGDLLLDRPEDVLPAGVRGLRELLPLDRPELSGLRLRITGLPPTVHRVIRDVRETDLGRFLALDGIVRKVTEVRPQVREAVFECVACRTEIHEMQDADAMLFREPLECPEAQGGCGKPQGRTRFRFLADKSTYVDSQRIEVQENPESLRRGAHPQGIPVLLTEDLAGHVIPGNRIVANGILKGVQRTSGGGRGGLVRNTVSDLMLIGNSVESKQLEYDEIEITEEEERLFLQFQDDPTVIDKIVLSLAPTIKGMEEEKEAIALQLFGGVAKRHPDGIRTRGDMHVLLVGDPGTAKSQLLRYIADVAPRGIYTSGKGATAAGLTAAAVKDDFAGGRWVLEAGMLVLADGGMAVVDELDKMTPEDRSAMHEALEQQTVSISKAGITATLNARCPVLAAANPKWGRFDDHRTIAEQIDLPATLLSRFDVIYSIKDRPNQERDRTLAKGILGSHRDSELPAIPDATGRTPGTHAAPFSADLLKKYVAYARRKIRPALSDASLTVLEDFYVTVRRQGEEPDAPVPITARQLEALVRMSEASARARLSNVVTVEDAQRATRIMDSFLHRVSSSEGKLDIDLVTTGTSRSQRERQDVLLKIMRDLQSNDPGRTFTLEQLRAAAEPQGIPQDRVDQLVSYLKNSGELFEPRPGALQLVRF